The DNA sequence CAAGCTTGCCCAAAACCTCCAAACGCCGCTGTTGTCTGACGCTCAATGTGATTGTCCCCATACCCATTAGCATGCGGACAAAGTCCCTGAGCAATAACACCGGACATATTCCCTGAGCAGTTACAACTTTTCTCAACACCCCTTGACAAGCACGATTCCGGACGGTAGCATAGCGTGTTCTCGCGTCCACGACCGCCGATCATCGCCCTTCCGTCCGCTCGGCGAACGAGCTCCTGGCGCGGCCAGCACCGTAGGCCAGGCAGAGGAGGTGGCAAGAACCGTGATCGTACGACGGCCGTTCACCTTGCGGCTGTCGGCACCGCGTTCGCCGCGACGATGCCAAGCGGCCGCGGTGGCTCGGCTCGCGCTGTGCGGCGTCTTCGCCTGTGCGGCGTTGGCCAAGGCGCGGAGCCTGGAGGAATTCCGCGCTACTCTGAGCGCGTCCATGCTGGTGCCCCACGGTTTCGTCAAGCCGGTCGCCTGGGCCGTGATCGCCGGCGAGATGACGATCGCGGTCGCCCTCTGCCTCCCGCGGTCGCGACCGGCAGCGTTGCGGGCAAGTGCGGCCCTCTGTTCCGTCTTCCTGGGGTACTCCTTTTGGCGCGGTGTGCAGGCGATCGCCGCACCGTGCCACTGCTTCGGAGCGTTGTTCACCATGGCGCCGTGGCACGGTCTGGTGCTCAATGCGGCCCTTCTGGGCGTCATCGCGTGGCTGATGGTGGCCGAACCACCGTGGCCAGATGGACTGCACCTCGCGGAAGGAACGTCGTGATGACGAAAGTGCTCGCTTCGCTTGCCGTCGTCGGCCTGCTCGCATCCTTGCTGGCGATGAGTTCGCCGAGATTGCTGGCCGGGGGAACCGGCAACGGTCAGATCTGCAACGCGCCGACGGTATGCCCTGAGGTTCCCTGCAGTCGCATGCTTGGCTCGGATCCCCCGGTCTACTTCGACCAGGTGCAGACGCCGCACCAGCGCTGCACGACGGGTGACGGGACGTGCAGCAACTTCGGATCCCTGGCGTGCGCGGTCAAGCATTACTACACCGGCTCCACCTGCGATCCGGCGACGATGCAACCCGGCGCGGAATACCTCATGGCCGTCTGCTGTGGTGTGTGACTGGCATGTGACGTGTGCGCCGCTCCACGCCGCCCGCGGCACCGTGCCTCGGTGGACATCGGCCGAACGGTGGGCGGGATCGGCACTTCACGGAGGACCATCGGCGATGGAGGGCGACCGGAGGCGCGAGCCATGTGGATCCATGTGGGCGCTTCGACGGGGACGGCCGGCCAATGGCGGACCTGGCTGCCGACGCTGGCCTGCTCCGTGGCGCTCCTGACCGCCGCCCAAACGTGCGGCGGTCAGGGAGCGAGCCGACGGGACGCAGATCGACTGGTCCAGGGCATTGAGTGCGCCCGAGCCCGGATCCGGTCCGTTAAGTGCGTGATCACCACGTTCGGTCGGAACTCCGGTGCCCAGGCCAGGGCCGAGAACGGAACGATCGTCCCGCCGATGTCGGAGTACCGCAAGACGATCGTCGCCAGCAAGGGGCGCAAGTGGTACTCCGAGGATGTCACCGACACGCGGGGGCCGGTCTCATATCGGAACCTCAGTGACGGCAACCAGGCGTACATGGTGTTCGCTCCACGAGACCCCGGGTCCCGGCAGCCGACGCTGTGGCAGCCGATGGGTGGGAGGTCCGGAGGGCCGAAGGAGTGGATGTATGAGGTGCTCGGCAGGGATCTGTCGACCCTGCTCAAAGAGCACAGGTACCGCGCGGTAGCGCCCTCATCGGCTGCGAGCAGGTTCGGCCCGCTGATCACGGTGACGTTCTCTCCGAGCGACCTGGGCGATCCCCATATGAAGCCCGCCACGGCCGACATAGCCCCGGAGCGCGGTTTCACGGTGGTGGGCGTGCGCACCGACGGCAAAGTCGTGCAGGAGACCGCGGAACTCACCCGGCGAGACGGGATCTGGTTGCCGTCGCGGTTGATTCGGCGCTTCTACCTCTATTCCAGGCCGTTTCGGGACGAGATCGTCACGTTCGGCTACCTCGGATTGAACGACATCCCCGATAGCCTCTTCGCCATCGAGATGCGGCCGGGGGACGCCTACCAGGACGGGCAGGCGCGGTACCGGATCGGTCCGAGTGGCGAGCGCATCTTCCAGTGGAGCCTGCAGCCGACGGCAGACCGCAGGATGGCGACCGGCTGGGCGTTCATCGCGAGCCTGGCGGTCGTCGTCCTCCTCGGCCTGCGCGGACTGACACTTCGACGCCGGAGTTCCACCGCACCCGAAACAGGCCGAGGCGGACACCATGTGCCTGTCGACCGTGGGAGGTCCACGTGAGCTGAGCCGCAGCGCGGCCCCGACCTGCCGCCGCGCACCGACGGTCGGCGTGAGCGTCCTGCTGGCGGGAATGAGCGCGTTCGTGGTTGTGTGCTCCGCACGGTCGCTGGGCGCACTGCACGGGTTCGCCTACCCGGGATTCGACCTGGCTGTCTTCTCCCAAGCATCCTGGCTGATCGGACAGGGAGAGAAGCCGTTCGTAACCGTCCGCGGCGTCCACATTCTGGGCGACCATTTCAGCGCAATCCTCTACCTGCTTGCCCCGCTCTGCCGGCTCGGGCGCGTTGCCGCGTCCCTCCAGATGATCCAATGCGTCGCTGTCGCCCTGGGAGCCATACCGGTCTATTGCCTCGCCCGCCGGGCCACGGGATCATCGCTCATCGCGCTCGTGTTCGGGCTCACCTACCTGTTCAATCCGTCCGTCCAGAGCTTCGGAACGCGCGAGTTCCACCCCGACACCCTGTTCACACCGCTGCTCCTCTGGACATGGTGCTGCCTCACTGCCCGCCGGTGGAGCGGTTTCTACGCGTCAATCGGTCTCATCGCACTCGTCAAGGAGACGGCCGTCCTCGCCATCGTCCCATTAGGTGTTTATGTCGCGTTCATCGACCTCCGACGTGGCGCGGCGACCCTCGCCGTGGGCCTGGCGATGTTCCTGGTCGCGCTGGGAACGATGCAGCACTTCAGCGGCGATGCCCCGTTACCCTATGCCGAGTTCATGTACGGCCGCTATGGGCGCACGCCCATCGCCGTAGCGTGGATCGCGGCCACGAGGCCGGACCTGGTGACCCGAGCCGCGGCGGACCCGCAGGGTGTGGACTACCTGAGGGGGTTAGCGGAACCTCTGGCCTTCGCGCCGATCCTGGCTCCGGAGGTCGCGGCAACGGCAGTGCCACACGTCGTGGCGAACCTGCTGGGTAGGCGGCCTTCGCTTCGCCAGGCGGACATGTGGTACAGCGCCACCGTCGTTCCCACTTGCTTCGCGGCAGCCATCATGGGGCTGGCACGTTGCCGCCGCTGGCGCGTGCGAGCCGCGACGGCGCTCCTCCTGGCTAGCCTGCTCGCCGCCGCGTTGATGGGGAGCGCCCAGGGGCCTCTGGCTCAGCCGCGTACGATGGCCTTGCCCCCACCGACTCCCGGCCAGGCCTGCGAGATCGGCCGTGCCCTCGCTCGCATCCCGAGAGGCGCACAGGTCTCCGCGTCGACAGCATTGTTGCCGCGATTGAGCGAGCGGCCGCGGGTCTACAACTTCCCGAGCCCCTTCTACCATTGGTGCTGGGGCACGGGCATGGAAGCCCTGACGCAGCAGGAGGGACTGGACATGCCGCGATGGACGGACAGAGAGTATCGCGATGCGATGGATCGTGCGCCCGTCGAATGGGTGGCCCTTCGGGCACAGCCGGACGCGACGATCCCGCCCGAGGTGTACGAGCCGCTGGTCCGCGCGCTGCTATCGTGCTCACGTTACGGCATCACGGATGTGCGCGGCGGCTTCGTGCTGCTGCGCCGGGGAGCGAGCCACCGGGAGGGGATCCGCGGACTGGAGCAGGAGACTGGGGTACAGATCCGCTCGGATCCCGATCTGCTGGCCGCGCTTGCGCGACTGCGCTGCCAGGCCAGTCCGCGTGAGCAGCTCCCTCCGCGGGTCCAGGGGACGCCGGCCCGTCGCGCGACCGGCGGCCCCGACCGTCGGGCAACCCGTTCCCTGGCCGGGCCCACCCGGCGCCGCGCCCGCGGCTTCACGCTGATCGAGCTGCTAACCGTCGTCGGCATCCTGGCGGTGCTGGTCGGTCTGCTGCTGCCCGTCCTCTTCCGTGCTCGCGAGGCAGCCCGCGGCACGGCCTGCCTATCCAGCCTCCGGCAGATCGGCTCGGCGGTGCTGATGTACCTGGACGACCACGGCGGCGCCTACCCGATGAACCGCCTGCCGGACTCCACGCACGCAGCGAGCGGATGCACGGCTGCCGATCCGACCTATCAGCCCGAAGACGACCTCGTGGGGACGAGCCTCAACTGGAAGCGATGCGTGCTCCCCTATCTGCGAACCCGCGCTTCCCTGCGGTGCTCGTCCAACGCCTACGGCTGGGAACAGGGCGGCGACGAGTCGAACTGGGCGTACCCGGAACCCCTCCGGTTGCCCGCTTCCTACGCTCTCAACGGCAGCTTTTTCAACGAGGCCGTACCGGCCTGCTGGTATGGCGAGAGGGACCTGCGGCCGCGGTACCTGGCGGAAATCGACGCACCGGCCAGCCTGCTCCTGGTCATCGAGTCGCGCTTTCGCTACCCGGACCTGGGCGGATGGTTCCTCTACCGCAGGGGCCCGGCCGGCGGCGAGCAAGGGCCGTTCCAGTCGCACAATGGGTCGTGTAACTGGCTCTTTGCTGATGGACATGCCAGGCGCCTCAAGCCGCAGACCACCTGCTGGCCACCGATGTGGACCGACCGCTACGTGGACCGATCGAACGCGTGCGCGTTCCTTCACGAGCTCGCGGGCGAGTACCGCTGACTCGCCTCGCCATCCCCGCGCCCCGCCTGGCGAAGGACATCCCGCCCGCCCCAACGAATACGGCTCGCGACCCCGCCCGCCCGAAGGCCGGCGAGCGGCGCTTCGTGCGCCCTCCCGCCAGGGCTGGCACGTGCCAGGAGGAGCCCGTATGTGGAGACGCGCGGCGCCGGGGGCGCTGCTGGCGGCCGCCGCGCTCATCGCGGCCGGCCTCGCGCCCGCTTCGGGAGGAGCCCCGGAGCCTGGACTTGAGCGCGTGTGCGACGGCCTGGAGTTCCCCGAGGGGCCCGCGTGGGATGGGCGAGGGCACCTGTTCGTCTCCAACTGCGGCGCCGACTACATCACCCGCGTGGCCCTGGACGGCGCCCTCGTGCGCCGATGGCTGTCGGCCGCCGACACCGGGCCCGGCGGCTTCCGCAGAACTAACGGGATGGCCGTCCACCGCGACGGCTCCCTCTTCGCCTGCGACTTCGGCCGCAACGCCATCGTGCGCGTTCGCCCCGACCGCCGCTGCGAGGTGGTGGCCGACCGCTGCGAGGACCGACCGTTTCGCGGGCCCAACGACCTCGCATTCGACCCGAAAGGCAACCTCTACTTCACCGACCCCGTAGGATCCAACGAGCACAGCCCCGTGGGGTGCGTCTACCTGGTGGAGCGCGGCACCCGACGCGTGCGCCGCGTGGCCGAGGGCATGGCCTTCCCGAACGGCGTGGCGCTCTCCGCCGATGCGAGATGGCTCTACGTGGCCGAGTCGCGCTACTTCCGTGTGGTCCGGTTCCCCATCCGCGAGGACGCGGCGCTGGGCGAGATGGAGCCGTGGTGCCAGCTTCCCGCCAACGGCGACCCGGACGGCATGGCCTTCGACCGCGCCGGCAACCTCTGGGTGGCGCAGTTCGGCCTGGGCGCCGTCCGCGTGATCGACCCGTCGGGCCGCATCGCGCGCAGCGTCACCATGCCGGGGAGGACGCCCACCAACCTGGAGTTCGCCGGGAAGGGGCTGCGGACGCTTTACATCACGGAGCCAGAGACGAAGTCGCTGTACAGGCTGCGCGTGGAGGCCGGCGGCCAACCGCTCTTCTGCGCGCCCAGACCACGCTAACACTGCCCCGCGGCCGCCACGGCCGGGGCGCATCGGGGAGAGAGACCATGTACATGGCGTTGAGCCCGGGGGCGCTCGGCCTCCGGGTTGGCAGTCTTTCGGAGGCCATCGACCTGGCGAAGTCCGCCGGCTATGGCGGCGTGGAGGTGGGGATCCACGAGGTTGCCTCGCTCGTGGACGCGCGCGGCGCCGAGAGCGTGCGCGCCATGTTCGATGAGGCCGGGGTTCGCCCGGCCGGGTGGGGCATGCCCGTCAAGTGGAACGGCTCCGAGGAGGAGTGGCGCCAGGGCGTGGACGAGTTGGGGCGGCTCGCCAAGGCCGCGCAGGCCATCGGCTGCCCGCGCACGATGACATGGGTCCTCTCCGGATCCAACGACAGGCCCTACGAGGATAACCGCCGGTACCACGTTGAGCGCTTCAAGCCCATCGCCGAGGTCCTCGGCGCTCACGACTGCCGCCTGGGCCTGGAGTTCCTGGGGCCCAGGCACATTCGCGCGGGCCTGAAGCACCCCTTTATCTACAAACTGGGCGACATGCTGGAGTTGGGCGCCGAGATCGGGCCGAACGTCGGGCTCCTGCTGGACGCCTGGCACTGGTACACCTCCGAGGGCACGCTGGACGACCTGCGCGCGCTGAGACCCGAGCACGTGGTCTACGTCCACATCAACGATGCGCCCCCTGGCGTGCGCATCGAGGACCACATCGACAACCAGCGCTGCCTGCCGGGAGCTACGGGGGTCATCGACCTGGTTGGCTTCCTGCGCGCTCTGGCCGAGATCGGCTACGATGGGCCGGTGACGCCCGAGCCGTTCGGCGGCCCCGCCACGTGGGCCGCGGACGGCCTGCGCAGGGTCTGGGAGCAGGCGGGGCTCTGAGGGTGGGCGGCCCGGCGCCGTCGGCGCGGGAGGTGTGCCATGCGCGCGATCGTGAACCTGGAGGGTCGACCCGACCGGGTGGAGATGCAGGAGAGGGCGGTTCCGACCATCGGCGCCGACGACGTACTGCTGCGCGTGCGCGCCGTGGGCGTCTGCGGCTCGGATCTGCACCAGTGGCACGCGACGCACTCCTGGCCGGTGAGCTATCCGGTGGTTCTGGGCCACGAGTTCGCGGGCGAGGTGGAGCGCGTGGGGGCCGCGGTGCGCGGCTTCCGCGAGGGCGACCGCGTGGTCAGCGAGACGGCGGCGGTGGTGTGCGGCGCCTGTGCGTGCTGCCGCGGTGGGCTCTACAACCTGTGCCCGGAGCGCAAGGGCTTCGGCTACGGCGTGGACGGCGCGATGGCCGACCGGGTGCGCGTGCCGGCGCGCTGCCTGCACCGGGTGCCGGATGCCGTGCGGTGGGAGGACGCCGCGCTGACCGAGCCGGCGTGCGTGGCGGCCAACGCGGTGCTGGAACTCTCGCGCGTGCGGCCGGGCGACTTCGTGGTGGTGCTGGGGCCGGGGCCCATCGGCCTGATGGCGATGCAGATGGCGGGCCTGGGCAGCCCGGCCGAGCTCTGGGTGGTGGGAACGCGCCGCGACGGCGCGCGCCTTGCGGCGGCCCGCGCGCTCGGCGCCACGCGCACGCTCACCGCGGAGGACGAGGACGTGCTCGCCGCGGCCCGCGCGTGCGGCGACCGTCTCGGCGCGCACCTGGTGATCGACTGCGCCGGCGTCTCCGCCGCCGTCGGGCTGGCGCTGGAGATGGTGCGCCCCGCGGGGCAGATCACGAAGGTCGGCTGGGGCCGCGAGCCGCTGGGCGTGTCGCTTGACCCGCTCGTGCAAAAGGCCGTCCGCCTTCAGGGCTCCTACAGCCACAACTGGACGACGTGGGAGCGCGCGCTGGGGCTGCTGGCCTCGGGGGCGGTCCTGGCGGAGCCGTTGCGGCACGTCTTCCCGCTGAGCGAGTGGCGCGCGGCGTTCGAAGCGATGGACAGCCTCCAGGTACCCAAGAGCGTGCTCGTGCCCTGATCCCCTCGCCGACCCCGCCGCGAAACGCCGCGGCATGGGTCACCGTAGTAGTGGCGAAGGTCCATCGCGACCGCCCGACAGACGTCTGCCGGGCGTCGTGGCGAAGGAGGAAGCCCGATGATAGGGTTGACCATCGTGATCGTCGTCCTGGGGGTGGCGCTCGTGCTGTTCTTCGTGGCCGGCTACAACCGCCTCGTGACTCTGCGCAACCGCGCGCGCAACGCCTGGTCGCAGATCGACGTGCAGCTCAAGCGGCGCCACGACCTGATCCCGAACCTGGTCGAGACGGTGAAGGGGTACATGGCGCATGAGCGCGAGGTGCTGGAGGGAGTGACGAAGGCCCGCCAGCAGGCCATCAGCGCCACCGGCGTCGCGGCCACCGCCGAGGCAGAGAACGCGCTGACGCACTCGCTGCGCTCCCTGTTCGCCGTCGCCGAGAGCTACCCGCAGCTTCGCGCCAGCGAGAACATGCGGAACCTGCAAGAGGAGCTGAGCTCCACCGAGAACAAGATCGCCTTCGCGCGTCAGTTCTACAACGACCAGGTGATGGGCTACAACACCGCAACCGAGCAGGTTCCGTGGAGCACGCTTGCGAGCATGTACGGCTTCAAGCCGATGGAGCTGTTCGAGATCGAGGACGTGAAGGAGCGCGAGGTGCCGCGCGTCGCCTTCTGACGACGGGAGGATCGCGACGCGACATGTACGAGCAGATAGCGCGCAACAGGCGGGACTCGGCGCTACTGGTGACGGTCGTCACGGTGCTGCTGCTGGGGCTCGGCTACGTGATTGCTCGAGCCTGGGGGATGCCAGGGTGGGGCGGCCTGGCCATCGCGGCGGCGGTCGCCGGGTTCACCTTCCTGATCAGCTACTACCAGGGCGACGCCATCCTGCTGGGCGTGAGCCGGGCGCGCCAGATCGAGAAGAAGGACAACCCGCAACTCTTCAACGTGGTCGAGGAGATGGCGATCGCCTCGGGCCTGCCGTTGCCGCGCGTCTTCGTCATCGACGATAGCGCCCCGAACGCCTTCGCCACGGGTCGCGATCCGCGCTCGGCGTCGGTGGCGGTGACCACCGGCCTGCTCTCCAAGCTCAACCGCGACGAGCTTCAGGGCGTCATCGCGCACGAGATGTCCCACATCCGCAACCTGGACATCCGGCTGTCCATGCTCCTGGCCGTGATGGTCGGGAGCATCGCGCTGCTCTCGGACATGTTCGTGCGCTCCACCTGGTACGGCGGCGGGTCGCGCCGGCGCAGCAGCCGCGAGAACGACGGACAGGCCGTTTTCGCCATCCTCGCGCTCGTGCTGGCCATCCTGGCCCCGCTCTTCGCGAAGATGCTTGAGATGGCGGTGTCGCGGCGTCGGGAGTACCTGGCGGACGCCAGCGGAGCGCTGATCACGCGCTACCCGGCCGGGCTGGCCTCGGCGCTGGAGAAGATCTCCTCCGACCGTGAGGTGCTGGAGGTTGCCAATCGCGCCACGCAGCACCTCTACATCGTCAACCCCATCCGGTCGTTCGAGCAGAGGGCGGCCGGTCTGTTCGACACGCACCCGCCGATCAACGAGCGCGTGCAGCGTCTGCGCGCCATGGCGCTGCAGCCGGCATCCCCTGCGGGCGCGGACGGCACGGCGCCGGAATCGGACGGCGCGATGCCCGTGGGCGCGGTCGGCCTGGTAGGCGGCCCCGCCGCCTCAGAATCGGGCCCCGCCGTGGACGGCGCGGCGACCTGCCCGCGGTGCGGCGAGGAGCTCGGCAGGGGCCGCGTGGAGGGCCGCGACGTGCAGGGCTGCCGCCAGTGCGGCGGCGTCTGGCTGGCGGACGCGGACTTCCGCGATCTGCTCGCGCGGGCGCCCGGGCGGCTTGACGCCGTGGACCGCCGCTACCCGAACGTGATCGGCGGCGGCTGGGACAGCGTGACCGCGCGCCGATGCCCGCGCTGCGGCATCGGCCTCGCAGCGTACCGTCCGGACTCGGCGCCCGACCTCTCGCTGGACCGCTGCCCGCGGTGTCGCGGCCTCTGGTTCGACGACGGGGAGCTTTCGGCGGCCGCGCGCTCTACGCGCGGCTGAGGCGTGGCGCCATAGACGCGGGGCCTGGGCCCACGCCCTCTCGTACGCGACCGTCGGGTCAGGCCAGGGGGGCGCGCCAGGAGTAGGCGGGCGCGTCTTCGGGGAAGGCGAGACGGCCGAAGTCCCCGGCCAGCGGCTTGCCGCGCAGGACGTGGTCGGCGAAGTCGAGGAGCGCCCACCAGTCCTCCTCGTTCTGCTCATGGACGCCGGGGCGAAAGCGGATGCCGACGCGGCCGGGCACGCCGAGGAAGGCGAAGACCTCGCGGGCCGCCAGATACGTTTGCTGCGTGCCGCGCGGGTTCGCCCAGAGGTCGCCGAGGGCCTCCGTGCTCAGCAGGGCGCGCGGCGCCACTATCGCCTTCAGGGCGTGCTGGTCGAAGGGAAGCCGCTCCACCTGCCCGACTAACCCGGCAAAACGCGCATGGAACCAGTACGGGAAGGCGCGCACGATGGCGGCGATGTCCTCGCTGCCCTCGCCCTGCACGCGGAAGCAGCCAGCGCCGCCGCAGCCGCTGTTGTTGGGGGCCGTCAGGGCGATGCGCTCGTCCGTGGCTCCGGCCAGCAGGGCGGCCTTGCCGCCGCGCGAGTGGCCGGTCACGGCGATTCGCTCCCCGTCGACCCAGCCGAGCGTCCGCAGGTAGTCGACGACGCGGTGGAAGCCCCATGCCCACGCGGCGAGCCGGCCGCCGTCATAGCCGGCGAACACCGAGTAGACTCCCGCGCGGTCGCGGCTGTCCGGGGCGATCTCCACGCGGTTGAACTCGGCCAGCACATAGCCGCGGCGCGCTACCTCGCCCACCACGGCCGGAATCGCCCCGTCCCAGTTGAGATCGCCGGAGATGATGGCGGGGAACGGTCCGTCGCCCGGCGGAACGGTCAGGCGCAGATGGGTGCTCAGACGGCGGCCCGGGCCCATGCGCAGGTGGACGGTGCGCTCCAGCGTGCCGGTGCGCCGGTCGCGGCGGGAGCGCACCGGTCGGGCGGAGATCGGACCGGGCTCCGGCGGCAGAGGGCCGTACTCGTAGTGCAGGGTGAGCTCCCGCAGCTCGGCGCGCCGCCGCTCCCAATCGGCGCGCGTCCGCACACGGCCACCGCCCGTCAGCGCGAAGAGGTCGGGCAGCTCCGCGACGGCCGGAAGATCGGCGGGCGCGGGCAATGGCGCGGCAGCGGGCATCGCGGACCTCCCACGCGCCCGCCCACGGGGCCCACCGGTCCCGTGGGCGGGCGACGGGTCCCGGCGGCCGGCCTCAACGCGCGGCCGCCTTCTCGGGCGCAGTCGACGGGATCGAGACGCCCAACCGCCGCAGGACGCCATCCAGCCGGTCGTCGCCGTCCAGGTAGCCGAGCACGGCGTCCACCACCTTGCCGTCGCGCCCGATCACGTAGGTCGTCGGGATGCCGGTGACGTTGTACTGCTTGCGGGCCAGGCTTTCGGCCGTCGCGCGGCCGGCGGAGTCGTAGCCGAAGAGGAAGCCATACCGATCGCGGTTGGCGGGCATCCACTTGTCGTAGGCATCCCGGTCGTCCCACACACAGACAGCCAGCACGACCACGCCCTGGTCGCGCGCGGCCTCGTAGACCTTCTGCACATGCGGCATGCTGCGCTGGCACGGGCCGCACCAGGTGGCCCAGAAGTCGAGCACGACGATCTTGCCGCGGTGGTCGGAGAGCTTCAGCTTGCCGCCGCTCGCGGCGTCCACCGCGAAGTCGGGCGCCTCGGCGCCGGCGGCGAGCAGGCGCGGCCGGCGGGGATCCTCCGGCTCCGCGGCCGGGCGCTCGGCGCGCCGCAGGGTCAGCCTTGCGCCGTCCGGCGTGGCGGAGGCCGAGTAGAAGGTCGCGCCGTCGAGAGTGAACGGCTTGCCTACGGTGAACTGCTCGGGCCGCTCGTTGGTCCCCATGTAGCGCCCGTTGGCGTCGCGGTCCAGGAAGAGCCAGACGGGCCGCTCGGTCGCCGCGCTGGCGGCTGGGGTAGCCTTCGCTGGCGCCGCCGGGGCGTCGAAGCGGGCGTCGGAGGCGTTCTCCACGAGCAGGGCACGGTAGTCCTCGCCATCGATCCGAACCGTGCCGACCCGACCGCCGGTGCGGAACACCAGTAGGGTGTCGCGGTTGGGCACGCGGAAAAGGGAGAGGCCGTAGTCACCCGAGGTGGTCTCCTTCCCGGCGTCGCCCCACGAGGCGCGCACCACGAAGTCGGTGTAGAGCGGTGCGCGCGCCGCTCCGGGCGGGTCGTCGGTCAGGTCGCCGTTGCGGTTCGCGTCCAGGTAGATGCGCCAGGTCTTCGCGTCGGACGTGTCGACGGCGAGCGTGTAGTCCGCGCGCGGGCCATCGCCGACGCGCAGCGAGGCATAGCGCAGGGGCGTGGCCGATCCCGGCGCGCGGCGGACGCTCTCCGGCTTCGCCTCGGCGAGGACGATCGGGCTGGGAGAGTAGGGCACGGCGGCCTCGACGGCGGCCTTCGGGTCGAGCTTCAGGTCGACAGTGAGCGACTCCTGCGCGCGCGCGCCGCCCGTGGCGGCGGCGCACAGGAGCACTCCAAGCGCGGCGAGCGCAGCGCGGTGCACGGTGGCCTGCATCGGCCTACTCCTCTCAGGGCGTTCGCGGTTGGCTCAGGGCTTCTGGGTCATA is a window from the Chthonomonadales bacterium genome containing:
- a CDS encoding TlpA family protein disulfide reductase, which gives rise to MQATVHRAALAALGVLLCAAATGGARAQESLTVDLKLDPKAAVEAAVPYSPSPIVLAEAKPESVRRAPGSATPLRYASLRVGDGPRADYTLAVDTSDAKTWRIYLDANRNGDLTDDPPGAARAPLYTDFVVRASWGDAGKETTSGDYGLSLFRVPNRDTLLVFRTGGRVGTVRIDGEDYRALLVENASDARFDAPAAPAKATPAASAATERPVWLFLDRDANGRYMGTNERPEQFTVGKPFTLDGATFYSASATPDGARLTLRRAERPAAEPEDPRRPRLLAAGAEAPDFAVDAASGGKLKLSDHRGKIVVLDFWATWCGPCQRSMPHVQKVYEAARDQGVVVLAVCVWDDRDAYDKWMPANRDRYGFLFGYDSAGRATAESLARKQYNVTGIPTTYVIGRDGKVVDAVLGYLDGDDRLDGVLRRLGVSIPSTAPEKAAAR